The proteins below come from a single Gammaproteobacteria bacterium genomic window:
- a CDS encoding TerB family tellurite resistance protein, with protein MGPIPIRSDVTRIADTFREALVRHRRKPLLRAAMAACALVAVSDGRVRFSERVRLDQILDAVDKLRIFNPHEGVDLFDGHVEEILKSPQNGREKALRAIAAVSDDPESATLLARICLAVGQAGGGEALPKKIEIVKLCNCLGIDPATLNADLRYLD; from the coding sequence ATGGGACCCATTCCGATCCGCAGTGATGTGACACGTATTGCGGACACCTTCCGTGAAGCCCTCGTGCGCCACCGCAGGAAACCCCTGCTCAGAGCCGCCATGGCGGCATGCGCGCTCGTGGCGGTTTCCGACGGCAGGGTTCGATTCAGCGAGCGCGTCAGACTGGACCAGATTCTCGACGCCGTCGACAAGCTCAGGATCTTCAACCCCCACGAGGGGGTCGATCTGTTCGACGGGCACGTCGAGGAGATTCTGAAGTCTCCCCAAAATGGGCGGGAGAAGGCGCTTCGGGCAATCGCCGCGGTCTCGGACGACCCCGAGTCTGCCACCCTGCTCGCGCGAATCTGTCTCGCCGTCGGCCAGGCCGGAGGTGGGGAGGCACTGCCGAAAAAGATCGAAATCGTCAAGCTGTGCAATTGTCTGGGCATCGATCCCGCCACGCTTAATGCCGATCTGCGATACCTGGACTAG